A portion of the Malania oleifera isolate guangnan ecotype guangnan chromosome 3, ASM2987363v1, whole genome shotgun sequence genome contains these proteins:
- the LOC131152156 gene encoding cellulose synthase-like protein G2 isoform X2 codes for MDSLPFHLSIAHTSAAIANRLHALLHAIAQSSFIYYRAYLWRPISRTVFPERLPSDEELPAIDVFVVTADPRKEPPMGVMNTVLSAMALDYPPEKLSVYLSDDGASPLTYFALQEVWVFAWSWLPFCRRYGIKCRCPEAYFSDPEYDPQIFGSTEFLEEREKIKMKYELFKEDLTRAAEENKGTSIANTQIHPPVVKLMNHEIADEANTAREDMPLLVYVSREKKPRHPHHFKAGALNVLLRVSGLISNSPYILVLDCDMYSNDPSSARQAMCFHLDSKIAPSLAFVQFPQKFHNVSENDIYGGQLRPPFVVKWPGMDGLRGPILSGTCFYMKRKALYGAVNQKTKDLLQLKQSFGTSNEFLNSICQGHRRTIIDGKDSSSSLFREAVSLAHCTYERETEWGEQVGFLYNSVVEDYFTGFILHCKGWTSLFCNPSRPAFLGSATTNLNDLLVQGTRWNTGVLEVGLSKFCPLIYGPSKISILETMCYASYAFQPLYFLPLWCLSIIPQLNLLNGIPIYPKVSSTWFILFSFLCLSSLLEHLAEIIFTGGSIRIWWNELRIWIIKSITSYAFGTVDVFLKWVGQRQASFLPTNKVADEEQIKRYKNDIFDFQTSAMFLAPLVTLVILNIIAFAAGVAKMMVAGNWDALFGQVLLSFFILVVNYPIIEGMIVRKDNGRIPPSVTFLSILYAIIILSLGTFVLMW; via the exons ATGGATTCTCTCCCTTTCCATCTCTCCATAGCCCACACATCTGCAGCCATCGCCAACAGACTACACGCCCTTCTTCACGCCATAGCTCAATCTTCCTTCATCTATTATAGA GCCTATCTATGGCGGCCCATTTCCCGGACTGTCTTCCCGGAGAGATTGCCGTCCGACGAAGAGCTTCCGGCCATCGACGTTTTCGTGGTCACCGCCGATCCGAGGAAGGAACCGCCGATGGGGGTTATGAACACGGTTCTGTCGGCCATGGCGCTGGACTATCCGCCGGAAAAGCTGTCGGTGTATCTCTCCGACGATGGGGCTTCTCCTCTGACGTATTTCGCGCTTCAGGAGGTTTGGGTTTTTGCATGGTCGTGGCTTCCATTCTGCAGGAGGTATGGGATCAAGTGCAGGTGCCCGGAAGCTTATTTTTCAGATCCAGAGTATGATCCACAGATTTTTGGTAGCACTGAGTTTTTGGAGGAAAGAGAGAAGATCAAG ATGAAGTATGAATTGTTCAAAGAGGATCTGACGAGGGCTGCAGAAGAGAATAAAGGGACAAGCATTGCCAATACTCAAATTCATCCCCCAGTTGTTAAACTGATGAATCATGAGATTGCTGATGAAGCAAACACTGCCAGAGAAGACATGCCTCTTCTTGTGTACGTTTCTCGGGAGAAGAAACCTCGTCATCCGCACCATTTCAAAGCTGGAGCTCTCAATGTCCTC CTTAGAGTCTCGGGCCTCATCAGCAACTCTCCCTACATACTTGTGTTAGATTGTGATATGTACTCCAATGACCCATCTTCTGCTCGGCAGGCAATGTGCTTCCACCTCGATTCTAAGATCGCTCCCTCGTTAGCCTTTGTTCAGTTCCCTCAGAAATTTCACAATGTCAGTGAGAACGACATCTATGGTGGGCAGCTTCGACCCCCATTTGTG GTGAAGTGGCCTGGAATGGATGGACTGAGAGGACCCATTTTGTCTGGTACATGCTTTTACATGAAAAGAAAGGCGTTATATGGTGCTGTTAACCAGAAAA CTAAGGATCTCCTTCAACTCAAGCAATCATTTGGTACTTCAAACGAGTTCCTTAATTCGATTTGTCAAGGCCATCGACGAACTATTATTGATGGTAAGGATTCATCAAGCTCATTGTTTCGAGAGGCAGTGTCTTTAGCACATTGCACATATGAGAGAGAAACTGAATGGGGTGAACAG GTTGGTTTCTTGTATAATTCTGTAGTAGAAGACTACTTTACTGGTTTCATCTTGCACTGTAAAGGGTGGACTTCTCTGTTCTGCAATCCTTCAAGGCCAGCATTCTTGGGCAGTGCTACTACGAATTTAAATGACTTGCTTGTTCAAGGGACAAGATGGAACACTGGTGTGCTTGAAGTCGGGTTGTCAAAGTTTTGCCCCCTAATCTACGGACCATCGAAAATTTCTATTCTTGAGACCATGTGCTATGCTTCCTATGCATTTCAGCCCCTCTATTTCCTGCCTTTGTGGTGCCTATCTATCATCCCTCAGCTGAACCTCTTGAATGGCATCCCCATTTACCCCAAG GTTTCAAGTACATGgttcattttattttcatttctttgtcTATCCTCCCTCTTGGAACACCTAGCAGAAATCATTTTCACTGGAGGATCAATTCGCATATGGTGGAATGAGTTGCGAATTTGGATAATAAAGTCAATCACATCCTATGCTTTTGGAACAGTAGATGTTTTCTTGAAGTGGGTTGGCCAGAGACAAGCCAGTTTCTTGCCTACTAATAAAGTTGCAGATGAAGAACAAATTAAGCGATACAAAAATgacatatttgattttcaaacaTCGGCGATGTTTCTTGCTCCATTAGTTACATTGGTGATTTTGAACATCATTGCTTTCGCTGCGGGAGTTGCTAAAATGATGGTTGCTGGAAATTGGGATGCGTTGTTTGGACAAGTTCTTCTCTCATTTTTCATCCTAGTGGTGAATTACCCTATAATTGAAGGGATGATAGTGAGGAAGGACAATGGGCGCATTCCACCTTCTGTCACTTTTTTATCTATTTTGTATGCTATAATTATCTTGTCTTTAGGTACTTTTGTTCTCATGTGGTGA
- the LOC131152156 gene encoding cellulose synthase-like protein G2 isoform X3 — protein MDSLPFHLSIAHTSAAIANRLHALLHAIAQSSFIYYRVSSLLSSATNRAPVSELLVFSSELILSFLWLLNQAYLWRPISRTVFPERLPSDEELPAIDVFVVTADPRKEPPMGVMNTVLSAMALDYPPEKLSVYLSDDGASPLTYFALQEVWVFAWSWLPFCRRYGIKCRCPEAYFSDPEYDPQIFGSTEFLEEREKIKMKYELFKEDLTRAAEENKGTSIANTQIHPPVVKLMNHEIADEANTAREDMPLLVYVSREKKPRHPHHFKAGALNVLLRVSGLISNSPYILVLDCDMYSNDPSSARQAMCFHLDSKIAPSLAFVQFPQKFHNVSENDIYGGQLRPPFVVKWPGMDGLRGPILSGTCFYMKRKALYGAVNQKTKDLLQLKQSFGTSNEFLNSICQGHRRTIIDGWTSLFCNPSRPAFLGSATTNLNDLLVQGTRWNTGVLEVGLSKFCPLIYGPSKISILETMCYASYAFQPLYFLPLWCLSIIPQLNLLNGIPIYPKVSSTWFILFSFLCLSSLLEHLAEIIFTGGSIRIWWNELRIWIIKSITSYAFGTVDVFLKWVGQRQASFLPTNKVADEEQIKRYKNDIFDFQTSAMFLAPLVTLVILNIIAFAAGVAKMMVAGNWDALFGQVLLSFFILVVNYPIIEGMIVRKDNGRIPPSVTFLSILYAIIILSLGTFVLMW, from the exons ATGGATTCTCTCCCTTTCCATCTCTCCATAGCCCACACATCTGCAGCCATCGCCAACAGACTACACGCCCTTCTTCACGCCATAGCTCAATCTTCCTTCATCTATTATAGAGTATCTTCTCTGCTATCCTCTGCCACAAACAGAGCACCTGTTTCCGAGCTTTTGGTGTTTTCTTCTGAACTGATTCTCTCCTTCCTATGGCTTCTCAATCAGGCCTATCTATGGCGGCCCATTTCCCGGACTGTCTTCCCGGAGAGATTGCCGTCCGACGAAGAGCTTCCGGCCATCGACGTTTTCGTGGTCACCGCCGATCCGAGGAAGGAACCGCCGATGGGGGTTATGAACACGGTTCTGTCGGCCATGGCGCTGGACTATCCGCCGGAAAAGCTGTCGGTGTATCTCTCCGACGATGGGGCTTCTCCTCTGACGTATTTCGCGCTTCAGGAGGTTTGGGTTTTTGCATGGTCGTGGCTTCCATTCTGCAGGAGGTATGGGATCAAGTGCAGGTGCCCGGAAGCTTATTTTTCAGATCCAGAGTATGATCCACAGATTTTTGGTAGCACTGAGTTTTTGGAGGAAAGAGAGAAGATCAAG ATGAAGTATGAATTGTTCAAAGAGGATCTGACGAGGGCTGCAGAAGAGAATAAAGGGACAAGCATTGCCAATACTCAAATTCATCCCCCAGTTGTTAAACTGATGAATCATGAGATTGCTGATGAAGCAAACACTGCCAGAGAAGACATGCCTCTTCTTGTGTACGTTTCTCGGGAGAAGAAACCTCGTCATCCGCACCATTTCAAAGCTGGAGCTCTCAATGTCCTC CTTAGAGTCTCGGGCCTCATCAGCAACTCTCCCTACATACTTGTGTTAGATTGTGATATGTACTCCAATGACCCATCTTCTGCTCGGCAGGCAATGTGCTTCCACCTCGATTCTAAGATCGCTCCCTCGTTAGCCTTTGTTCAGTTCCCTCAGAAATTTCACAATGTCAGTGAGAACGACATCTATGGTGGGCAGCTTCGACCCCCATTTGTG GTGAAGTGGCCTGGAATGGATGGACTGAGAGGACCCATTTTGTCTGGTACATGCTTTTACATGAAAAGAAAGGCGTTATATGGTGCTGTTAACCAGAAAA CTAAGGATCTCCTTCAACTCAAGCAATCATTTGGTACTTCAAACGAGTTCCTTAATTCGATTTGTCAAGGCCATCGACGAACTATTATTGATG GGTGGACTTCTCTGTTCTGCAATCCTTCAAGGCCAGCATTCTTGGGCAGTGCTACTACGAATTTAAATGACTTGCTTGTTCAAGGGACAAGATGGAACACTGGTGTGCTTGAAGTCGGGTTGTCAAAGTTTTGCCCCCTAATCTACGGACCATCGAAAATTTCTATTCTTGAGACCATGTGCTATGCTTCCTATGCATTTCAGCCCCTCTATTTCCTGCCTTTGTGGTGCCTATCTATCATCCCTCAGCTGAACCTCTTGAATGGCATCCCCATTTACCCCAAG GTTTCAAGTACATGgttcattttattttcatttctttgtcTATCCTCCCTCTTGGAACACCTAGCAGAAATCATTTTCACTGGAGGATCAATTCGCATATGGTGGAATGAGTTGCGAATTTGGATAATAAAGTCAATCACATCCTATGCTTTTGGAACAGTAGATGTTTTCTTGAAGTGGGTTGGCCAGAGACAAGCCAGTTTCTTGCCTACTAATAAAGTTGCAGATGAAGAACAAATTAAGCGATACAAAAATgacatatttgattttcaaacaTCGGCGATGTTTCTTGCTCCATTAGTTACATTGGTGATTTTGAACATCATTGCTTTCGCTGCGGGAGTTGCTAAAATGATGGTTGCTGGAAATTGGGATGCGTTGTTTGGACAAGTTCTTCTCTCATTTTTCATCCTAGTGGTGAATTACCCTATAATTGAAGGGATGATAGTGAGGAAGGACAATGGGCGCATTCCACCTTCTGTCACTTTTTTATCTATTTTGTATGCTATAATTATCTTGTCTTTAGGTACTTTTGTTCTCATGTGGTGA
- the LOC131152156 gene encoding cellulose synthase-like protein G2 isoform X1: MDSLPFHLSIAHTSAAIANRLHALLHAIAQSSFIYYRVSSLLSSATNRAPVSELLVFSSELILSFLWLLNQAYLWRPISRTVFPERLPSDEELPAIDVFVVTADPRKEPPMGVMNTVLSAMALDYPPEKLSVYLSDDGASPLTYFALQEVWVFAWSWLPFCRRYGIKCRCPEAYFSDPEYDPQIFGSTEFLEEREKIKMKYELFKEDLTRAAEENKGTSIANTQIHPPVVKLMNHEIADEANTAREDMPLLVYVSREKKPRHPHHFKAGALNVLLRVSGLISNSPYILVLDCDMYSNDPSSARQAMCFHLDSKIAPSLAFVQFPQKFHNVSENDIYGGQLRPPFVVKWPGMDGLRGPILSGTCFYMKRKALYGAVNQKTKDLLQLKQSFGTSNEFLNSICQGHRRTIIDGKDSSSSLFREAVSLAHCTYERETEWGEQVGFLYNSVVEDYFTGFILHCKGWTSLFCNPSRPAFLGSATTNLNDLLVQGTRWNTGVLEVGLSKFCPLIYGPSKISILETMCYASYAFQPLYFLPLWCLSIIPQLNLLNGIPIYPKVSSTWFILFSFLCLSSLLEHLAEIIFTGGSIRIWWNELRIWIIKSITSYAFGTVDVFLKWVGQRQASFLPTNKVADEEQIKRYKNDIFDFQTSAMFLAPLVTLVILNIIAFAAGVAKMMVAGNWDALFGQVLLSFFILVVNYPIIEGMIVRKDNGRIPPSVTFLSILYAIIILSLGTFVLMW, encoded by the exons ATGGATTCTCTCCCTTTCCATCTCTCCATAGCCCACACATCTGCAGCCATCGCCAACAGACTACACGCCCTTCTTCACGCCATAGCTCAATCTTCCTTCATCTATTATAGAGTATCTTCTCTGCTATCCTCTGCCACAAACAGAGCACCTGTTTCCGAGCTTTTGGTGTTTTCTTCTGAACTGATTCTCTCCTTCCTATGGCTTCTCAATCAGGCCTATCTATGGCGGCCCATTTCCCGGACTGTCTTCCCGGAGAGATTGCCGTCCGACGAAGAGCTTCCGGCCATCGACGTTTTCGTGGTCACCGCCGATCCGAGGAAGGAACCGCCGATGGGGGTTATGAACACGGTTCTGTCGGCCATGGCGCTGGACTATCCGCCGGAAAAGCTGTCGGTGTATCTCTCCGACGATGGGGCTTCTCCTCTGACGTATTTCGCGCTTCAGGAGGTTTGGGTTTTTGCATGGTCGTGGCTTCCATTCTGCAGGAGGTATGGGATCAAGTGCAGGTGCCCGGAAGCTTATTTTTCAGATCCAGAGTATGATCCACAGATTTTTGGTAGCACTGAGTTTTTGGAGGAAAGAGAGAAGATCAAG ATGAAGTATGAATTGTTCAAAGAGGATCTGACGAGGGCTGCAGAAGAGAATAAAGGGACAAGCATTGCCAATACTCAAATTCATCCCCCAGTTGTTAAACTGATGAATCATGAGATTGCTGATGAAGCAAACACTGCCAGAGAAGACATGCCTCTTCTTGTGTACGTTTCTCGGGAGAAGAAACCTCGTCATCCGCACCATTTCAAAGCTGGAGCTCTCAATGTCCTC CTTAGAGTCTCGGGCCTCATCAGCAACTCTCCCTACATACTTGTGTTAGATTGTGATATGTACTCCAATGACCCATCTTCTGCTCGGCAGGCAATGTGCTTCCACCTCGATTCTAAGATCGCTCCCTCGTTAGCCTTTGTTCAGTTCCCTCAGAAATTTCACAATGTCAGTGAGAACGACATCTATGGTGGGCAGCTTCGACCCCCATTTGTG GTGAAGTGGCCTGGAATGGATGGACTGAGAGGACCCATTTTGTCTGGTACATGCTTTTACATGAAAAGAAAGGCGTTATATGGTGCTGTTAACCAGAAAA CTAAGGATCTCCTTCAACTCAAGCAATCATTTGGTACTTCAAACGAGTTCCTTAATTCGATTTGTCAAGGCCATCGACGAACTATTATTGATGGTAAGGATTCATCAAGCTCATTGTTTCGAGAGGCAGTGTCTTTAGCACATTGCACATATGAGAGAGAAACTGAATGGGGTGAACAG GTTGGTTTCTTGTATAATTCTGTAGTAGAAGACTACTTTACTGGTTTCATCTTGCACTGTAAAGGGTGGACTTCTCTGTTCTGCAATCCTTCAAGGCCAGCATTCTTGGGCAGTGCTACTACGAATTTAAATGACTTGCTTGTTCAAGGGACAAGATGGAACACTGGTGTGCTTGAAGTCGGGTTGTCAAAGTTTTGCCCCCTAATCTACGGACCATCGAAAATTTCTATTCTTGAGACCATGTGCTATGCTTCCTATGCATTTCAGCCCCTCTATTTCCTGCCTTTGTGGTGCCTATCTATCATCCCTCAGCTGAACCTCTTGAATGGCATCCCCATTTACCCCAAG GTTTCAAGTACATGgttcattttattttcatttctttgtcTATCCTCCCTCTTGGAACACCTAGCAGAAATCATTTTCACTGGAGGATCAATTCGCATATGGTGGAATGAGTTGCGAATTTGGATAATAAAGTCAATCACATCCTATGCTTTTGGAACAGTAGATGTTTTCTTGAAGTGGGTTGGCCAGAGACAAGCCAGTTTCTTGCCTACTAATAAAGTTGCAGATGAAGAACAAATTAAGCGATACAAAAATgacatatttgattttcaaacaTCGGCGATGTTTCTTGCTCCATTAGTTACATTGGTGATTTTGAACATCATTGCTTTCGCTGCGGGAGTTGCTAAAATGATGGTTGCTGGAAATTGGGATGCGTTGTTTGGACAAGTTCTTCTCTCATTTTTCATCCTAGTGGTGAATTACCCTATAATTGAAGGGATGATAGTGAGGAAGGACAATGGGCGCATTCCACCTTCTGTCACTTTTTTATCTATTTTGTATGCTATAATTATCTTGTCTTTAGGTACTTTTGTTCTCATGTGGTGA